A segment of the Bacillus sp. es.034 genome:
AACATTACTACCCGCACGGAGTTGAATATGGTGAAGGTGAAGAGTTCCCTAAACATCTTGTCACTTCTTGCGAAAAGCTCTTAGCTGATGTTAAAAAAGACGCAACGAACTTTGCATGGTAATATTCCTTAAAGAAGACTGTCCGCCTTGTGGGCAGTCTTTTCTATAGGGTGTTTTTGTACGAAAGGCACTTCATTAGAACCTCCTCTAAACCGAAACAAAACCTTCAAAATTTCACTTTCTTCCCACTGTTCATTCTTCTTTGACTCTAATATAATAAAAGTAAGAGGTTCCTGTTAGAAAGGGGTACACCATTGTCCAAGTTTTTCACTAAAAAAGTATGGATGACAGCATTGGTCATCGTACTGATAGCATTAATTGCATTTTTTATTCTGCCGGTATCCGTCACATTGATTATGGCGATCATTACCGCTCTTTTTCTTGAGCCTGCTGTAGGCTTTATCCAAAAACGCTTTTCAACAAAACGGAGATTCGCGGTCCTTTCCGTTTTCATTCTATTTCTACTCCTTATCAGTGTCTCCTCGTTTTTCATCACCACAAAAGTGGTCGGTGAAGGCATCAAGCTTATTGAAGATGCGCCCAAATACGTCAATCAATTAAGCGATATCTGGCTGGATTATGAAGATAGATTGTTGAATGCAACCGAGGACCTCCCTGATGAATTGGTGCAGAGCTTCAGTGATGACGTCCAGAGCTTTTTGGAGAGCGGCAAGACTAAGATTCTTAATTCATTCAACATAGAAAGAATAAGCGTGGTTTTGTCGTATATCCCGAATTATCTGGTCAGTTTTCTCGTCTACTTAATCGCACTTTTTCTATTCATGCTGGACCTGCCCAGGATTAAGAAATCCATCTATGGTCATTTGACAGAGAGAACAGCCGAGAAAGTAACCTTCATGACGTCGAGACTAACTTACGTCATTTTTGGATTCTTTAAAGCACAATTTCTGGTCAGTATCATCATCTTTATCGTTTCCTTGATCGGACTTCTTTTCATATCTCCTGAAGTGGCGATTGTGATGTCAATCATCATTTGGGTGATAGATTTCATTCCACTGATCGGTTCAATCGTTGTATTGGGCCCATGGTCAATATTCCATCTCTTGACCGGAAACATCGCCCTCGGAACCCAATTAGCGGTGCTTGCCGCCATATTGTTGATCATCAGACGTACCGTAGAGCCAAAGGTAATGGGAAGCCATATTGGATTGTCCCCCCTTGCTACGCTCATTGCCATGTATCTCGGCCTTAAGCTATTTGGGGTATTGGGATTCATTATCGGCCCATTGCTTCTCATTGTGTTTAACTCCGCAAAAGAAGCAGGTATCATTAAAACCAACTTCAAAGTATAAAAGGACAAACCCCGCTGCTCCGGGGTTTGCTTTTTTATATACAAAAAACCGCTATGTGTTTATTCACATAGCGGTTCTTATTAATAACCAAGTATTGCCCTAATAACGGACGTTGTCTCTCCACCTTTGTAGAAAACGTATAGCAGAAGATAAACGGCAACCCCTGTGATGGCCGTAAAAAACCAGATGAAGCTTGTAATCGGACCAAGCTTGCGATGGGTTTTCAGGCGATCTTTATACCCTGTCCAAAGGCTTAAGATACCGAATACGGCGCCTGTGGTCGCGAGAGTAATATGAAAGACCAGGAAGATCGTATAATAGATCTTGATGTCATCAGGACCGCCGAATGATGTGTTCCCGACGAAAATCGTCCTGCTCAAGTAAATAACGAAAAAGATAAGGGCAAAGACTCCCGCAAGTGTCATCGTTTTCTGATGCTGTTCGATCTTTCTTTGTTTAATCTGCCACCAGCCTATTGCCACAGTAACAGCACTTAACACGATGAAACTCGTGCTAATGGTAGGTAAAATAGGTAAATCCATCTCGTTTCCTCTCTTTTCTAAAAAATTCTAATCAGTACCTTTCAAAGTATGTACATACAGGAATATCCACACACCCCGATACCCCTGTATACGCATTTATTGTTCTGGCAGGGTTGAATCTTCAACCGGATCATAGGAAAGCTTTTCTTGCTGCTCCTGATCCTTTCTATACCATTGGAAGAACAGATTAAATAGCACGACTCCAAATACGATTTCCTGAATAATCTTCATCAGGACTCCTCCAAGCTGTTGATCATTGAGAGTCGACATAGACGTGAATAATTCCGGACCTGTAAGTGTCAACCCTTCCAGTGTATTCACAGGCACACATAGAGATAACGCTTGAAGCCATTCGTTTGGATCATAATAGGTTGCATACATTGGGTTTTCGGCGAAGATGATTAATCCGCATGCCGGGGTCAATAACACGGCGCTTCCCAAGATATACCCGATTCGTTTTAAACCACTTAATTCAATATCTTCATCTACCGGATTAATCAGTGGCCACCACATAAATACAGCAAGAAAGAATAAAATGAACGTGGTCAAAGCATGTAAAGTGACATCGGTACGTACGTTGTCAAAAATTAACGGGATATGGTAAATCGAAAAAACCAGATTGAATGACAATAAGGAAATCAGCGGCTTGGTCATAAATCGGAATATTTGTTTCACGACCGGCAATTCAATCGTTGTCTTCCAAACCCAATCCGGTATTCCTAAAATCAATAATGGAGTAAAGACAAGATATAAAAATGCCATCTGTGTCATATGTGCAGAAAACAATATCCCGCTCAGAACCTCAACAGGTGAACCCTTGATGGCATACAATAAAACCATCGAAACAAGGAAAAACGCTGCTTCCCTTCCAGTCAGCTTCCTGTTATCCCTGAAGCTCTCCCTCCACTTTATCGTAATCAAAAAATAGAGTACCGTCATAAACACCAGCGTCATAAGAAAAAACGGGCTCCATAACGCCATAAATCCAAAAATACCCAAAGGCATCTTCTCACCTCATTTCACAATTAACACCTACCCCCATTATACTGACAACCCACCCCCACTTCAATGCGAGGTCATGACAAGTTCTTGAACATTAGGCGGAGGCGCCTTGAACAGCCCCGACTAGCATAAGGCGAATCAACCGGAATGGCGTTCTTTGCCATTTTGGTTGATTTGACTTATGACCTCGAGCCTCTAAGCCCCGGAGCTGGACAAATCGAAAAGCGGAGGCTGTTCTAGCCATTAAAAAAGCCAGCCAAAAGGCTGACTTTTTCTTTAGATCCATACAATTGTTAAAAATGTTAACACTGTGATAAATGCAACAAGTGCACCAGAATACAGGAACAATGAAGGAGCTTCATGACCCTTATGACTCATATGCATGAAGTAATACAGTTGAAACACCAGCTGGACGACTGCCAGTAGGAGAATGAACGGTACAACAAAGTACTTATCGAAATCCCCTGCTACAGCAATGAATGCCACCAATGTTAAGAAAATCATTAACATGAAGGATGTTAACTGCATTTTCATGTCTTCTGCATTCTTCTTACGACGATACTCGTAATCTACACTTGGGTTACCTGAAGTTGATTGTTGATTCGCCATCAGTTTATCCCACCATTCCCATTAAGTATACTACTGTAAAGATAAATACCCATACAACGTCGATGAAGTGCCAGTATAGTGAAGCTAAGTAGAACTTCGGAGCATTGTACAGATTCAAACCACGTTTAGCATTGCGAAGCATCAGGCTGACAATCCAGAGAAGACCGAATGCAACGTGTCCCCCGTGGAATCCTACTAAGGTGTAAAAGGCTGACCCAAATGCACTACTAGTAAAAGTATGCCCGTATTCATGTACGTAATGATTAAACTCGTAAATCTCCAATCCAAGGAAACCTGCACCAAGTAGAACGGTAATCAATAACCATGCCTGCATCCGTTGGAAATTATAGTTTTTCATATGATACATCGCATACACACTTGTCAGTGAGCTTGTTAAAAGAAGCATCGTTGCCAAAAAGGAAAGCGGTAAATCAAAAAGATCAGTAGTGAGAGCATGGCTATCACTAGGAACTCTGTTTTTAAGAGCTAAATACGTTGCAAAAAGAGAGCCGAAAAGGACCGTTTCTCCACCAAGGAAAAACCAGAAGCCCATAAATTTATTTTTCCCCTCAAGGGTCGCCTTTTCAGGGGAGGCCGGCCAGGTCTTTGGCGTGAATTTTTCTTCAGCGTGCATTATGCCTTACCCCCTTTATCGTCGTCCATTAAATCTTCTTTATGCACATGATAACCGTGATCATCTACAACAGATCGAAGGAACATGGATCCCAATGTGATAAGCATGCCGATGATGAGAACAGGCAGTGCCCATGCTTTATCATCTACATGATACATGGCACCGAATGCCGCAATGAATAATCCCAGTGAGATAAAGAAAGGTAAAATGGAATTATTAGGCATATGGATATCACCGATAGGTTCAGCTGGAGTCAATCCTTTATTCCCTTCCATTTTCTCTAACCAATACGCGTCCAACCCACGGATAAGTGGTGTCTGCTTAAAGTTATAGAAAGGTGGTGGTGACGGGATTGCCCATTCAATGGTACGTCCGTCTCCCCAAGGGTCGTTGGATACTTTTACACCTTTAACTTGTGTTGAAATGATATTGATTATATAAACGATTACAGCTACACCCATGAATCCTGCACCGATGGAGCTGATTAAGTTAGCCGTTTCGAATCCTTGACCAGGCAAGAATGTCCATACACGACGCGGCATTCCCATTAGCCCAAGGAAATGCTGGATGAAGAACGTCAGGTGGAAGCCGATAAAGAATAACCAGAACGCGATCTTTCCTAAGAAATCGTTCAACATGGTTCCAAACATTTTTGGCCAGTAATAATGAGTACCTGCCAGTAGGGCAAATACTACCCCACCTACGATAACATAGTGGAAGTGGGCAACAACGAAATACGTATCATGGAACTGGTAATCTGCAGCGGCAGAAGCAAGCATGATTCCCGTTACCCCACCCGCTACGAATGTAGGGATGAATGCTACAGCATAAAGCATAGGAGTCGTGAATCTCAGACTTCCTCCCCACATAGTGAGAAGCCAGTTAAAGATCTTGATACCCGTCGGAACGGCAATAGCCATTGTAGCAACCGCGAATATGGCATTCGCGATAGGTCCTAAACCAACCGTGAACATGTGGTGGGCCCAAACCATGAATCCTAGGAAACCGATCAATACGGTCGCAAACACCATGGATGAATAACCGAATAAGCGTTTTCTAGAGAAGTGTGGAATGATCTCAGAGAAAATCCCGAACGCAGGCAATACAAGGATGTATACCTCAGGGTGACCGAAAATCCAGAAGAAGTGTTCCCAGATAATCGTATTCCCTCCATTTGCTACATCGAAGAAGTTCGCTCCGAACATACGATCGAACAGCATTAAGAATAAACCTACTGTCAAGGCAGGAAACGCGAATAAGATAAGTGCCGATGTAACAAATACTGTCCAGGTGAAAAGTGGCATACGCATATATGTCATTCCTGGAGCACGCATATTAATGATCGTTACAAGGAAGTTGATACCACCTATCAATGTCCCCGCACCGGCGATCTGTAATCCCAATACATAGAAGTCGATTCCATGCCCCGGTGATGCTATGGAAAGAGATGCATAAGATGTCCATCCTGCATCTGGAGCCCCTCCCATAAACCATGAAAGATTCAGGAATACTCCCCCTAGGAAGAATAACCAGAACCCTAATGAGTTTACGAAAGGAAACGCAACGTCACGGGCACCGATCTGCAATGGTACAACGGCATTCATGAATGCAAATATCAGCGGCATGGCAGCCAGGAATATCATCGTCGTACCGTGCATCGTTAATAATTCGTTGTATAAACCAGCGCTAACAAAGTCGTTGTTAGGAACGGCAAGTTGTATACGAATGATAAGAGCTTCTAAACCACCGACAAGGAAGAAGAATCCTCCTGCCATTAGGTAAAGGATGGCGATCTTTTTATGGTCCACTGTTGTCATGTAGTCCCATACAGTCGCGCCGAAGCCTTTTTTCTGTGAATAGCTACTCACGATTAAACCTCCCTTTTACTAATCCCCAATTAATCTTGAACCTTTAAGCCCATTAAATACTCTGCAAGTGCATCAATTTCATCTTCCTGCAGGTTACCATATGTACCTGTCATTTTATTACCTGGTTTGTACTGCTCAGGATCTGAGATCCAATTTTTCAACTCTTCTTTATTATGATCCAATACGCCAGCGATACGTGAACGCTCACCGAAGTTGGATAAGTTAGGAGCAAGTCGAGCAGATTCAGGTCTTCCATCCTGTGGTGATACCGCGTGACAGCTTAAGCATTTCTTGCTGAAGATTTCTTGTCCTTGTTGGGCTATATCAGAAGTCGGTTTCGGTTCTCCTGCATTTTTCATATCTTCAACCCATGCTGTAAATTCCTCTTTAGGAAGCGCTTTAACTTTAAAGTCCATTAAAGCGTGGGAAGGACCACATAATTCGGCACATTTTCCATAGAATAATCCGCCTGCTTCTTCGGCCTTTTTCCCATCAAACTCAAGGAAGAATTTATTCACGCCATCTACGTTTGTATCAATCTTTCCTCCTGCTGCCGGAATCCAGAATGAATGTTTTACATCTGATGCTGTCACATTGAAATAAACTTTTTGATCAGTTGGGACAACTAAGTCTTGAGATGTAATGATCTTTTCATCAGGATACTCGAACTCCCACCAGTAAAGGTTGGCACGTACATTTACAACTAATGCCTCACGATTACCGTCTTTATCCTTTTTATCCATCGCCTTTGTATCCGCTAACTGGAACGTTGCCGTAACAGTCGGGACAGCAAGGATAAGAAGAAGGATGATCGGGATAACGGTCCACACAATTTCAAGTGTGTGACTCCCCTCTACCTGCTTAGGGATTTTTGTATCCCCTTTCTTTCTACGGAAACGAACGATCGCAACCATATAGACAACCATGACTACAATGATGACCAATACCATAATTAATGTAGCAAGTATCATCAAATCATACTGTGTCTGTGCTACTTCACCAGCTGGCTGCAGTGTGGAGAGAAATGGCTCTCCACAGCCAGAAAGAACTAGCGCCAACATTGCTACAACTGAAAATAAGCGCCACTTAGATAGCCTTGCTTTCATAGCTTAATCAAACCCCTCTTTCATGTAATGTACTTTGAATAAAACAAGGACCCATAAAAATATCTATTTGGATTTCTTAACAGAAAGAATTCCCGCTTATCTTAAATTACCGTAACGATGACCATCGCTACGAATAAGATAGTCAAGTAATTTAATGAATAGACAAACATAAGCTTTGACCACTTAATATCGTCTTTCATTTTATAACCTGCCAGACCAAGTGCCAGCCAGCCGATGTTAAAGGCCGTTGCCAGAATAAAGAAGAACATTCCGAGATCCATCAAGAAGAAAGGAAGGGGTAAAAGGGCAGCAACCCATGCTACGATATGGTGTTTCGTTGTAGCGAATCCTTTCACTACCGGAAGCATCGGTATACTGGCTGCTCTATATTCTTCCACTCTTTTCATTGCTAACGCGTAGAAATGAGGAGGCTGCCAGATAAACATCATCAGGAACAGCACCCAGGCGACTACATCCAGGTTTGCATCTACAGCTGCCCAGCCGATCAGCGGCGGAACCGCACCTGAGATACTTCCAACAATTGTGT
Coding sequences within it:
- a CDS encoding DUF420 domain-containing protein; its protein translation is MDLPILPTISTSFIVLSAVTVAIGWWQIKQRKIEQHQKTMTLAGVFALIFFVIYLSRTIFVGNTSFGGPDDIKIYYTIFLVFHITLATTGAVFGILSLWTGYKDRLKTHRKLGPITSFIWFFTAITGVAVYLLLYVFYKGGETTSVIRAILGY
- the coxB gene encoding cytochrome c oxidase subunit II; this translates as MKARLSKWRLFSVVAMLALVLSGCGEPFLSTLQPAGEVAQTQYDLMILATLIMVLVIIVVMVVYMVAIVRFRRKKGDTKIPKQVEGSHTLEIVWTVIPIILLLILAVPTVTATFQLADTKAMDKKDKDGNREALVVNVRANLYWWEFEYPDEKIITSQDLVVPTDQKVYFNVTASDVKHSFWIPAAGGKIDTNVDGVNKFFLEFDGKKAEEAGGLFYGKCAELCGPSHALMDFKVKALPKEEFTAWVEDMKNAGEPKPTSDIAQQGQEIFSKKCLSCHAVSPQDGRPESARLAPNLSNFGERSRIAGVLDHNKEELKNWISDPEQYKPGNKMTGTYGNLQEDEIDALAEYLMGLKVQD
- a CDS encoding cytochrome (ubi)quinol oxidase subunit III; amino-acid sequence: MHAEEKFTPKTWPASPEKATLEGKNKFMGFWFFLGGETVLFGSLFATYLALKNRVPSDSHALTTDLFDLPLSFLATMLLLTSSLTSVYAMYHMKNYNFQRMQAWLLITVLLGAGFLGLEIYEFNHYVHEYGHTFTSSAFGSAFYTLVGFHGGHVAFGLLWIVSLMLRNAKRGLNLYNAPKFYLASLYWHFIDVVWVFIFTVVYLMGMVG
- the ctaG gene encoding cytochrome c oxidase assembly factor CtaG, coding for MPLGIFGFMALWSPFFLMTLVFMTVLYFLITIKWRESFRDNRKLTGREAAFFLVSMVLLYAIKGSPVEVLSGILFSAHMTQMAFLYLVFTPLLILGIPDWVWKTTIELPVVKQIFRFMTKPLISLLSFNLVFSIYHIPLIFDNVRTDVTLHALTTFILFFLAVFMWWPLINPVDEDIELSGLKRIGYILGSAVLLTPACGLIIFAENPMYATYYDPNEWLQALSLCVPVNTLEGLTLTGPELFTSMSTLNDQQLGGVLMKIIQEIVFGVVLFNLFFQWYRKDQEQQEKLSYDPVEDSTLPEQ
- the ytvI gene encoding sporulation integral membrane protein YtvI, translating into MSKFFTKKVWMTALVIVLIALIAFFILPVSVTLIMAIITALFLEPAVGFIQKRFSTKRRFAVLSVFILFLLLISVSSFFITTKVVGEGIKLIEDAPKYVNQLSDIWLDYEDRLLNATEDLPDELVQSFSDDVQSFLESGKTKILNSFNIERISVVLSYIPNYLVSFLVYLIALFLFMLDLPRIKKSIYGHLTERTAEKVTFMTSRLTYVIFGFFKAQFLVSIIIFIVSLIGLLFISPEVAIVMSIIIWVIDFIPLIGSIVVLGPWSIFHLLTGNIALGTQLAVLAAILLIIRRTVEPKVMGSHIGLSPLATLIAMYLGLKLFGVLGFIIGPLLLIVFNSAKEAGIIKTNFKV
- the ctaF gene encoding cytochrome c oxidase subunit IVB, with amino-acid sequence MANQQSTSGNPSVDYEYRRKKNAEDMKMQLTSFMLMIFLTLVAFIAVAGDFDKYFVVPFILLLAVVQLVFQLYYFMHMSHKGHEAPSLFLYSGALVAFITVLTFLTIVWI
- the ctaD gene encoding cytochrome c oxidase subunit I, with amino-acid sequence MVSSYSQKKGFGATVWDYMTTVDHKKIAILYLMAGGFFFLVGGLEALIIRIQLAVPNNDFVSAGLYNELLTMHGTTMIFLAAMPLIFAFMNAVVPLQIGARDVAFPFVNSLGFWLFFLGGVFLNLSWFMGGAPDAGWTSYASLSIASPGHGIDFYVLGLQIAGAGTLIGGINFLVTIINMRAPGMTYMRMPLFTWTVFVTSALILFAFPALTVGLFLMLFDRMFGANFFDVANGGNTIIWEHFFWIFGHPEVYILVLPAFGIFSEIIPHFSRKRLFGYSSMVFATVLIGFLGFMVWAHHMFTVGLGPIANAIFAVATMAIAVPTGIKIFNWLLTMWGGSLRFTTPMLYAVAFIPTFVAGGVTGIMLASAAADYQFHDTYFVVAHFHYVIVGGVVFALLAGTHYYWPKMFGTMLNDFLGKIAFWLFFIGFHLTFFIQHFLGLMGMPRRVWTFLPGQGFETANLISSIGAGFMGVAVIVYIINIISTQVKGVKVSNDPWGDGRTIEWAIPSPPPFYNFKQTPLIRGLDAYWLEKMEGNKGLTPAEPIGDIHMPNNSILPFFISLGLFIAAFGAMYHVDDKAWALPVLIIGMLITLGSMFLRSVVDDHGYHVHKEDLMDDDKGGKA